A stretch of Candidatus Palauibacter australiensis DNA encodes these proteins:
- a CDS encoding serine hydrolase, whose product MSRTPRRRISPRLAGLGVCVALACGTPPDGGRGGVAAAEPSLAPEATAALVEAFQAELDAAWAQAQETDENFPGATAAFILPDGRVFGFATGLSDVDDEIPMTPDLRMGSGSIGKTYVAAVALQLAMNGELDLDAAVATWLGDEEWFSRVPNHADLTVRNLLNHTAGMIQPYFEDPDFAVRLGEVFRDPDAYMTPEEFIAETVLDAEPLFPAGGGYHYSDVHYTLAGLAIEEATGRAYYDLLDEFFLDPLGLDLTLAADRRDLPGLAQGYAHASSRLYGTPLEVVVDGQFILHPLQEWTGGGLVNNPQAMVRWAKLLYEGEAISGDDLPQLLEVGFPADSTRPHLGYGLAVSVAESEHGLTYGHGGFWPGYNSLLAYYPDHGVAVSIQVNSDDSRMRDHMPKLAGVVLEALGNGAR is encoded by the coding sequence ATGAGTCGCACACCCCGTCGCAGGATCTCACCTCGCCTCGCGGGACTGGGTGTCTGCGTCGCGCTGGCCTGCGGGACGCCGCCGGATGGGGGTCGGGGGGGCGTGGCCGCCGCGGAGCCGTCGCTGGCTCCGGAGGCGACGGCGGCGCTCGTCGAGGCTTTCCAGGCGGAACTCGACGCGGCGTGGGCGCAGGCCCAGGAGACGGACGAGAACTTCCCGGGGGCGACGGCCGCGTTCATCCTCCCGGACGGGCGCGTGTTCGGCTTCGCCACGGGTCTGTCGGACGTGGACGACGAGATCCCGATGACGCCGGACCTGCGCATGGGCTCCGGCAGTATCGGCAAGACCTACGTCGCGGCCGTCGCCCTGCAGCTGGCCATGAACGGAGAGCTGGACCTCGACGCGGCGGTCGCGACCTGGCTCGGCGACGAGGAGTGGTTCTCCCGGGTCCCGAATCACGCGGACCTCACGGTGCGCAACCTCCTGAACCACACGGCCGGCATGATCCAGCCGTACTTCGAGGACCCCGACTTCGCCGTGCGGCTGGGCGAAGTGTTCCGCGATCCCGACGCCTACATGACCCCGGAAGAATTCATCGCCGAGACGGTGCTGGACGCCGAGCCGCTCTTCCCCGCCGGCGGGGGCTACCACTACAGCGACGTGCACTACACGCTGGCGGGTTTGGCCATCGAGGAGGCGACGGGCCGCGCCTACTACGACCTTCTCGACGAGTTTTTCCTCGACCCGCTCGGCCTCGACCTCACGCTGGCGGCCGACCGGCGCGACCTGCCCGGACTCGCGCAGGGCTACGCGCACGCGAGCTCACGGCTCTACGGTACGCCGCTCGAGGTGGTGGTGGATGGACAGTTCATCCTCCATCCACTGCAGGAGTGGACGGGGGGCGGCCTCGTGAACAACCCGCAGGCGATGGTGCGCTGGGCGAAGCTCCTGTACGAGGGCGAGGCGATCTCGGGGGACGACCTTCCGCAGTTGCTCGAAGTCGGGTTCCCGGCCGACAGCACCAGGCCGCACCTGGGGTACGGACTGGCGGTCTCCGTCGCCGAGAGCGAGCACGGGCTGACGTACGGCCACGGGGGCTTCTGGCCCGGATACAACTCCCTCCTCGCGTACTACCCGGACCACGGCGTGGCCGTCTCGATCCAGGTCAACTCCGACGATTCGCGGATGCGCGACCACATGCCGAAGCTGGCCGGCGTCGTGCTGGAAGCGCTGGGGAACGGCGCGCGTTAA